The Chromatiales bacterium genome contains the following window.
CTCGGCCTCGAGGCTGGCGAGCACCTGCCCGCGTTCGCGCTTGCCGGTCAGCAGTGCCTGCTGGCGTTCCTGCTGTGCCTGGCGGGCCGTCTCCAGGGTCTGGGTCTCCTTGCCGATCTCCGCCTCGGTGCGTCGCAGGTCGGTGAGCGTGGCCTCCACCGCGTTGATGCGCTCGAGCCGGGCGGTCTGCAGGTAGTGATAATAGGCGAGCACGCGGCCGACCGCCGCCGGATCCTGCTGGTTGAGCAGCAGCTTGACCTGGGCCTGGCGGCCGCCGGCATGGGCCGCGCGCACCTGCTGCGCGAGCAGGACGCGTTGCTCTTCCAGGGCATCGAGCTGGCTCCGGCGGGTGGCGCGCAGGGCATCCAGGCGCCGCTGGCTGCGGACGAGGCGTGCGTCGATGTCGCGCAGTTCGCGGTTGCTCTGGCCGATCTCACGCTCGAGGCGGCGCAGTTCGCGTTCCAGCTGGCCCTGACGGCCGCGCGCCGCCTGCAGCCGCTCCTGTACCCGGGCGATCTCGGCCTGCAGTGCCTGCAGGCGCTTGGCCACCCTGGCTTGGTCGTCGGCCAGCGCCGGGCCCGCCAGCAGGCAGAGGACCAGCAGCGGCAGGAGCCGTCGGATCAGGTGGGAAAAGGCGTGCAGGTCGCGCATCATGTCGAGGGCATTTTGCCCGCAGGACCGCCGACAGGGAAGCGGCCACCTTGTCTCTGCGCTTCCCTTATGACCGGCCAACGTATTATTGTATAATGCATTGCTAATTTACCTGTGACCGCATTCATGACCGAGGCCGCGATCTTGACCACCCTAACGCCCCAACTCATGACCCGCGAAGAGGACATCGAGCGGGCCTCCCGTTCGCTGAAGGCCATGTCCCATCCCCTGCGCCTGAAGATCCTCTGTACGCTCGGTGATCGCGAGGTCAGTGTACAGGAGATCGTGGAGAACGTCGGGACCTCGCAGAGCAACATCTCCCAGCATCTGGCCATTCTGCGCGACAAGGGCATCCTGGCCTCGCGCAAGGATGCCAACCGCGTCTACTATCGTGTCGGTGATGCGCGCACCCTGCGCCTGATCGGCATGATGCAGGAAGTCTTCTGCACCCAGGCCTGAGCCGCCCTCCCGTAATCGCGCCAGACGCGGTATGATCCCCCGTCCGGCACGCTCGTCGTGGCGGACGACAACGCAAACAGCCAGGCCCAAACGCGGTATCGCACATGGACCAGTATCTCGAATTCGTCGGTAATCATCCCCTGCTCTTCGCGGCACTGGCCGCGGTCATCGCCATGCTGGTGTGGACCGAGCTGCGTCGCTTCACGGCACGTTACCAGACCATCACGGCAAACGATGCGGTGCGTCTCATGAATCAGGGCGAGACCCTGGTGCTGGACGTGCGCGAGGACAAGGAGGTGCGCCAGGGCTTCATCGAAGGTGCCAAGCACATCCCCCTGGGGGTGCTCACCAAGCGCATGGACGAGATCGCCGGCAGCAAGGACAAGCCCGTCATCGCATACTGCCGCAGCGGCAACCGCTCGGCGGCGGCCTGCGCCATGCTCACCAAGGCCGGCTTCCAGAACGTCAACAACCTCAAGGGCGGCGTGATGGCCTGGAGCCAGGCGAACCTGCCGCTGAAGAAAAAGAAATGAGTGCCCAGCCCAAGGTCCTGATGTACGCCACTGCCTACTGCCCCTACTGCATGTGGGCGCGGCAGCTGTTCGAGAAGAAGGACGTGGCCTACGAGGAGGTCCGCGTGGACAAGGAGCCCGGGCGTCGCGACGAGATGGAGTCGCGCAGCGGGCGCAGCAGTGTGCCGCAGATCTTCATCGGCGACTTTCACGTCGGCGGCTACGACGACATGGCGGCGCTGGACCGCGCCGGCGAGCTCGACGTGCTGCTGGGGCGCAACGTCACGGGATGAACGCCGCCGTGCACGTCGTCTGCCCGCACTGCGGCCGGACCAATCGCGTGCCGGCCGACCGTCTCACGGCCGCCCCCGTCTGCGGTGCCTGCAAGAAGCCCCTGTTCACCGGTCATCCCGCCGAGGTCGACGGTGCCGGGCTGAAGGCCCAGGTCGGCCGCAGCGACCTGCCCGTGCTGGTGGACTTCTGGGCACCCTGGTGCGCCCCCTGCCGCATGATGGCCCCGGCCTTCGCGCAGGTGGCCGCCCGGTTCGAGCCGCAACTGCGCTGCCTCAAGCTCAATACCGAGGACCACCCGGAGGCCGCCGCGCCCTTCGGCATTCGCGGCATCCCCACGCTGATCCTGTTCCGCGGCGGACGCGAGGCCGCGCGCATCTCGGGCGCCCTGGATGCGGGGCGCCTGGCCGACTGGGTGCGCCAGCAGCTCTGATGGACAGACCCTGGCGGATGTGGGGCGCCCTGTCCGCCAGGCAGGCACGGTCGTTGCCTCGCCGTGCATTTGATCCCCGCCGGGCCAGTCCCTATCATTCTCGCCATTCGCC
Protein-coding sequences here:
- a CDS encoding rhodanese-like domain-containing protein, which translates into the protein MDQYLEFVGNHPLLFAALAAVIAMLVWTELRRFTARYQTITANDAVRLMNQGETLVLDVREDKEVRQGFIEGAKHIPLGVLTKRMDEIAGSKDKPVIAYCRSGNRSAAACAMLTKAGFQNVNNLKGGVMAWSQANLPLKKKK
- the grxC gene encoding glutaredoxin 3; amino-acid sequence: MSAQPKVLMYATAYCPYCMWARQLFEKKDVAYEEVRVDKEPGRRDEMESRSGRSSVPQIFIGDFHVGGYDDMAALDRAGELDVLLGRNVTG
- a CDS encoding peptidoglycan DD-metalloendopeptidase family protein codes for the protein MMRDLHAFSHLIRRLLPLLVLCLLAGPALADDQARVAKRLQALQAEIARVQERLQAARGRQGQLERELRRLEREIGQSNRELRDIDARLVRSQRRLDALRATRRSQLDALEEQRVLLAQQVRAAHAGGRQAQVKLLLNQQDPAAVGRVLAYYHYLQTARLERINAVEATLTDLRRTEAEIGKETQTLETARQAQQERQQALLTGKRERGQVLASLEAEIRGSDERLAALREDEEQLKALLAKLARVLADIPNEDGLRPFPALKGQLPWPADGQLQARFGEARGQSGTGLRWQGVLINAPEGRQVRAISHGRVAFADWMRGFGLLIIVDHGQGYMSLYGYNQSLYASVGDWVEPGQVIGAAGRSGGHETAGVYFEIRHQGKPVNPAQWCGQSVASRSAN
- a CDS encoding winged helix-turn-helix transcriptional regulator, translated to MTEAAILTTLTPQLMTREEDIERASRSLKAMSHPLRLKILCTLGDREVSVQEIVENVGTSQSNISQHLAILRDKGILASRKDANRVYYRVGDARTLRLIGMMQEVFCTQA
- the trxC gene encoding thioredoxin TrxC, producing the protein MNAAVHVVCPHCGRTNRVPADRLTAAPVCGACKKPLFTGHPAEVDGAGLKAQVGRSDLPVLVDFWAPWCAPCRMMAPAFAQVAARFEPQLRCLKLNTEDHPEAAAPFGIRGIPTLILFRGGREAARISGALDAGRLADWVRQQL